The Setaria viridis chromosome 9, Setaria_viridis_v4.0, whole genome shotgun sequence sequence GGGATACCACATGAGGAAGAGACAAAGGGCGAGGGATCTGTAGAGAAGAAGTGGCAATAGGTGTACTTCTTCATGGTACAACTGCTTCTTGATCCTAGGACAATAAGCCATTGGTTGTACACGTATGACAGCTGGTGTTCCCATTCTCACAAGCCATGGACCAAAAACCCCAGCTGTGCATACGGACAGCAGGGAAGGGTTTTGGATCAACAAGTTGTACCACCAACCTTTGCAGCTCATAAATCTGCAGCTCGGTACAGACATGCATTGTCATATACACTTGAAGCTACTGGACCGAATGGCATACATGTGGTTATGCCACATGGTCCAAGCAGGTCTCCCCCAAAAATTGCAGCACTTGGCATATCGTAGGGTCCTACACTAATGGCCAGTATGCAAATGAGGCACTAGGGTTTGGGTTGGCCTGGCCTCTGTGTTGAGTTGTTGGAGAGTAGCTGATGCAGGTCCAAGAGGAACTGATCCTGCCCCAAGAACACTTGGCGTGGTAGCAGTTGAGCAATTGCGTGTTCATGGCAAACTAAATCACGGGAGGGGAGGATCATTAGTGTGAGTCGACCACGTAACAACCGATCCGACAAGGCCAGGCGTGTCGTATCACGAACAGTGACTGAAATCTAGCACAAGCGACGAAGAGATTCTGCCGCCGGGTGGTCCTAGGTCGACAGTAACTAAGCTGTTGTTTAAGATTTCGGTTCAAAGTTTTATGGAGCTTGTGGAGAATAAGAATCGCCAAGATAAGATCCTTGGCGCTTCTGCTTTCCTACCTCTTAGTGCTGGAATCCCCAGCAGTATCTTGTAGAACTTCGAAATATTCCTAGCAAACCGGTCCTCTTCAGAATGCCAAGTATATCTTTCACAAGTAACATTGCTACCTCTCAAAGCTAACAGAATGCATTATTCATCAGACTACCTCTGCAAGATTTTCCCCAAGTTCTCTACCTATTACAAAGATACACAGTCCTCCTCTGTATTCTTAAAACAATGGACTTCCACAACCACAGGTGAGCCAATCATAACGTTTTTATCAGATGCCAAGGCAAAGAGCAGGTGCAATCCACAGCATGGACGATAGTACAGTAGCACCTCCAAGTAAACTTCACTAAGCTCACTCTCATCTGAAGCAGAACACACAACACATTTTAACTGACGCATCACGGTAAaattccagagctgtaaaattTGTAAAGCCCCTGTAACTGTAACACTGCAGACAAACACCCTCCCCTGGTTCCTCACTGTGTCTCACTGCAGCAGTGCAGCATCAACATGCAGTGACAACCTCTCAAACTGCTTAAATACAGCACCCGGCCTCTCGCAACCACTAACCACAGCTCCACCCCCTGCTCCGATCCTGATCAAGCTCTCTTCCAGCTCCAGCTTCACCTCACCTCGCCGGCCCGGCCATGGAGGCAGCAGTAGAGTGCGCCAAGTGCGAGTGCTGCGGCCTGGTAGAGGACTGCACCCGTGATTACATCCTGGGCGTGCGCGCCGCCTTCGGCGGGCGGTGGCTCTGCGGCCTCTGCTCGGAGGCGGTGCGGGACGAGGCGGCGAGGGGCACGACGGCGACGAAGCCGAGGGGccctggcgctggcgctggcgccgccggcgcggcggggctggaGGAGGCGCTCAGGGACCACATGGCCTTCTGCGGCAAGTGCCGGCGGAGCCCCGCGTTCCGGGTCGCCGACGGCATGCGGCAGATGCTGCGGAGGTGCTCCAAGTGACGGCGCTGCGTTCTGCATCGCATTGCGCGACGCGGCGTCGATCCGATCA is a genomic window containing:
- the LOC117839028 gene encoding uncharacterized protein, whose product is MEAAVECAKCECCGLVEDCTRDYILGVRAAFGGRWLCGLCSEAVRDEAARGTTATKPRGPGAGAGAAGAAGLEEALRDHMAFCGKCRRSPAFRVADGMRQMLRRCSK